The following coding sequences are from one Magnetovibrio sp. PR-2 window:
- a CDS encoding DapH/DapD/GlmU-related protein — MTPLDQPENAWTRTLGDKPCIHPTAKVKPDCEFGAWTEVGERTHMAEATMGDYSYICNDGDVIYTTIGKFCSIAAQVRINPGNHPLERAALHHFTYRSALFELGEDDPSFFDWRRQSHVTIGNDVWIGHGVTVMPGVSIGDGAAIGSGTIVTKDVEPFSVVVGVPGKVLRKRFDDETCEKLLALKWWDWSHSQIKERLGDFRTLGAIAFADKYLD, encoded by the coding sequence ATGACGCCTTTGGACCAACCCGAAAATGCTTGGACCCGCACGTTGGGCGATAAGCCCTGCATTCATCCCACCGCTAAGGTCAAACCCGATTGTGAATTCGGCGCGTGGACCGAAGTGGGAGAACGCACCCATATGGCCGAAGCGACCATGGGCGACTACTCCTATATCTGTAATGATGGCGATGTGATCTACACCACCATCGGCAAATTCTGTTCCATTGCCGCTCAAGTGCGCATCAATCCGGGTAACCACCCGTTAGAGCGCGCCGCCCTGCACCACTTCACCTATCGTTCGGCTCTGTTTGAACTTGGGGAAGACGATCCCAGCTTTTTTGACTGGCGACGCCAATCCCACGTCACCATTGGCAACGATGTCTGGATCGGACACGGCGTCACCGTGATGCCTGGCGTCAGCATTGGGGACGGCGCGGCTATCGGATCTGGGACCATCGTGACCAAGGACGTCGAGCCGTTTTCCGTCGTCGTCGGCGTGCCGGGTAAAGTCCTGCGCAAGCGCTTTGACGATGAAACGTGTGAGAAATTATTAGCGCTGAAGTGGTGGGATTGGTCCCATTCACAGATCAAAGAGCGTCTGGGTGATTTTCGCACGCTTGGCGCAATAGCCTTTGCGGACAAGTACCTAGACTAA
- the phnC gene encoding phosphonate ABC transporter ATP-binding protein: protein MAQSIHVTGLNKTFKKDKALDNIDFSAEAGEMVALIGASGSGKSTLIRHIAGLMPADKGTGRVEVLGNVIQEKGKIARNVRHHRQHISVIFQQFNLVSRMSVLTNVLLGKLGSISTWRGSLALFTKEEKLDAMRALEQVGMAKYATQRASTLSGGQQQRVAIARALLQKSDIILADEPIASLDPESSRKVMEALAHIHREFGKTVVVSLHQVDYALKYCPRTLALKDGKTHYDGLSRDLSVNFLQNLYGSDSLDMHIPVPLDVVDETSATPQPNMIQGPASVFGLESETALGTA, encoded by the coding sequence ATGGCCCAAAGCATTCACGTCACTGGATTGAACAAAACGTTCAAGAAAGACAAAGCGCTCGACAACATCGATTTTTCGGCTGAAGCCGGAGAAATGGTCGCGCTGATCGGTGCTTCCGGTTCCGGTAAGTCCACCCTGATCCGTCATATTGCTGGCCTCATGCCCGCTGATAAAGGGACCGGCCGCGTGGAAGTTCTGGGCAACGTCATTCAAGAAAAGGGCAAGATCGCCCGCAACGTGCGCCATCATCGCCAACACATCAGCGTCATTTTTCAACAATTCAACTTGGTCAGCCGCATGAGCGTGCTGACCAATGTTTTATTGGGCAAGTTGGGTTCGATCTCCACATGGCGCGGATCCTTGGCGCTGTTTACGAAGGAAGAAAAACTGGACGCCATGCGCGCGCTTGAACAAGTGGGCATGGCCAAGTATGCCACGCAACGCGCATCGACCTTGTCCGGTGGTCAACAGCAACGCGTCGCCATTGCACGCGCCTTGTTGCAAAAATCCGACATCATCTTGGCGGACGAACCGATCGCATCGCTAGATCCGGAATCGTCACGCAAAGTCATGGAAGCCTTGGCGCACATCCACCGCGAGTTTGGCAAAACCGTGGTCGTGTCTTTGCACCAAGTTGACTACGCTTTGAAATACTGCCCGCGCACTTTGGCGTTGAAAGATGGCAAAACCCATTACGACGGACTGTCTCGCGACTTGTCCGTCAATTTTTTGCAGAACCTCTATGGGTCCGACAGTTTGGACATGCATATTCCGGTACCCCTGGATGTGGTGGATGAAACATCTGCCACGCCCCAACCCAACATGATCCAGGGTCCGGCCTCGGTATTCGGACTTGAATCCGAAACCGCTTTGGGAACGGCTTAA